Part of the Methanobacterium bryantii genome, AATTAAATGAAGCAGTACCAAACCGAAAAAATCAACATCAAAAAGCCATAATCTGCAAAAGCTATTTTTAAATTGCAAAATCATCACTTTCTACTCCTAAAAATCAATTATCCTTTAACTGATGTACATGGACAATACAATTTTTTTAAATGAGTTTACCACTTCCAGTTTAAAACAAATACTGATTAATTTTTGACTATTATTTTAAAAAACTGTAATTTGCAAGAGAGACAAACTCCATTTTATGATAAACATTTGCAAAAAATTATTGTAATTTGATGATCTTAAATAATAATGATGCATATGAAGACCAGATTTAAAATAGAACCCCATGAATTTAAAGGTCCATTCGACATTGAACTTACCATTGGAAGCGGCCAGACCTCCCAGCCTGCATGGGAGAAGAAAGGCAAATACTTTCAAGGATTAATATTTGTAGAAAATAACGCTTGCCTTGTAAAAATAGCCCATACGCCCAACACTGATGATCCAATTGATATAATAGCTGAATCCAAAGAAGAAATAGAAAAAGAACAGATTAAAGCTAAAATAATGGAAATTTTTGGTTTAAATGATGATCTCCCTAAGTTATATGATTTTTTAAGAAATGACCCCAAACTAGAACCTACAATCGATTTCTGTGAAGGTTTAAGACTATTTAAAGCTAATAACTTATTTGAATCAGTTGTATGCTCCATAACATCTGCCCATAACTCCATAAAGCAGTGGAACAAAGCTATAAATCTATTAAAGGAAAAATTTGGAGATGAATACAAATTCTCATCAGGTACATTCTACTCTTTTCCTAGCCCTCAAATACTTGCAAATGCCCCGGAACATGAGTTTGATGAAGAAGAATGCAGCCCAGAATTACTTAAAACACGGGCTTCATGGAAAGACCTTAGAAGCTGCCGCGTAGGCTACAGGTCAAAATACATAATTAAGGCATCTGAAATGGTTCAAAACGAAATAGATCTGCAGAAAATTAGCAAAATGGACTATGAAACTGCTTTTGATACAATACTCAAGATTCCTGGAGTGGGGCCCAAAGTAGGGGACTGTATCCTCCTTTACGGTTATGGATTTGGAAAAGCCTTCCCAGTGGATATATGGATAAGTAGAATCGTTTCCAGTCTTTACTTTGATGGGAAGAACGTTACAAACCCTAAAATGAGAAAATTTGGTATAGAAAGGTTTGGAAATTATGCAGGATATACACAGCTGTATTTATTCCACTATGCGCGGAAATCCGGGCTTATGAAGACCTTGAAGAAATAATTAGAAGATAATTTATCACCATATTGAATAATATCAAAATGATGAGTTAAATAAATTTATTTAGCTAAAACAAGCTTTAAATAATCAGACCACAAAAAGCGTGAAACATTACTTTGAAAGGTTGAAATGTCAATGAGTGATTTGTATGGGCGAGCTTTCAGATGCACTGGATGAATTCAGTGAAATTTCAAGGGAATTCCATGCAAGAATACAAAAAATTTTAAGGGATAAGTACTGCTGGAAATGTCCAATGAGGTCTACAAGTAAAAATACTTTTTGTAATGAGTTAGATGCATGGATTAGACTTACAGGTGCCTTTGAAAGAGGAGTTCAGGATAATATGCTCAATAATGTTGCATATGATGAACTAGAGATTATAACCTCAAGATACTTATTTAAACTCTTAAAAAAGCATAAAAGACACTTAAAATGTAATAAAACAACTATTTTAAAATTAAAGGAAGATGTTGATCCATTTGCTTTAAAAGAGGATCTACTTTTTATTGAAGAAAATCCAGAATCAGTTAAAACTAATGATCTGATTTTATGGCCTCAAATTTGCCCAGTTTCATTTTACTGGTTTTCAAAAGCTAAAATACTGGGCATTATTCCGTTTAAAATCCTAAAAGTAGAAAAATCATTTCAAAAAGAAGGACATAAGTTTGTTCAAGTAGAAAACAGCTTAGAAATTCCATTAGAATATATAACAGGGAAACTAATTAAAATTATAAGTAAAAACGATCCAGTATATTCAAAACTAGATTTATAACCGACTAAAATAAGTAGGGAACTCCAAATGAAAGTTGAAGAAAACTTTAAAACTCAGGATAAATCCCGTAAAAACCCAAAATTTATAATTGGCGTTATTGATTCATATATTCATAGTGGAGATAAAAATCACATTCCAGATATTTTAAATGGTTCTTTTTCTCTTAAAGAAATTTCAGATACTATCTTAAAAGAGGCAACCAGATTAACTGAAAGTAAATACTGTTATGTAGCCTATGTAGATCCCAAAAATAAGGATAGTGTAGGAATTTCATTCACTAAAATGACGCCCGAATGCGATATGTACGAAAAAATAGGAGAATCGCGGTTTCCTGTGAGAAAAGATGGTACCTACGGCGGACTTCTGGGATATTCACTGGATACAGGGGAATCATTTTATACTCAAGATGTTACTGGCCATGAAGCTGCTCATGGGATTCCAAAGGGACATGTTCCTGTAAAACAGTTTTTATCTGTTCCTGTATTTTCAAAAGACAGAATTACCGGCCAAATTGTCATTGGTAACCCTAAAAGAGATTATACAGATAAAAACCTGAAAATAATTGAAAAAATAGCTGATTTTTATGGTCTAGTTCTTGAAAACTTGTTTTAAATAAAAAAATAAAATAAATAATTATATTTATCTTAAGGCTTCAGGCGGGTTTCTTCTTTTCAAAATAACTGCTGCGATGTATCCAAGTCCTAAAGTTATTAGAACACCTACAATCAATGCCACTATTCCACCGTAAGGATTATCTTCACCTAAAAATGGTATAGTATAATCTGGCATTGGTGCCTCATAAATTCCTGACTCTTCAGTGGTAGATACGTCCTCTGCAGTCTTTTCAAGTCCATCAGGATTGCTTGAAGCTATAAATGGTGCTAAAACAGCAATTATTATGCAGATTACTAATCCTCCCAGGACTAATTTTTTGTCTTTAGGGCTCATTTTGCTGCAGCCTCCATAGATTCAGATTTAGTTTCTTCAACATTCTTTTTTCTGTTCCAAGCGAGTAAATCTGGCCTTACACTTTCCAGTCCCATAATTACTACCACTGTTAGAACTGCTTCAATGATTCCGATTAATGCATGGTATAATCCCATCATTTCAAGTCCAGGTACAAGTGGGAACGTTCCAGCAAGCCACATTTCTACTGCAACTGCTTCAGATGCTAAGAAAATAGATAACCATGATGCTACGCCTATAGCTGCTATTTTTCCTATTGATTTTCTAAGGGCTTTAAATGTGAAAAGTCCTACAAATCCTCCTATAATTCCCATGTTAAGTACGTTAGCACCTATTGTAGTTATTCCACCGTCTCCGAAGAATAAAGCCTGAACAAGTAGTACTAATGTAAATATTATAACTGCTGCTTCGGGAGCACAGAATACAAGTGCGACTAATGCTCCTCCCACCATATGTCCACTCGTTCCAAATGCTATAGGAATGTTCATGGACATTATGGCAAATATACCTGCAGCTAAAACTGCCATTAACGGAACTGATTTTTCATCAAGGTTCTTTCTGGCCCATTTTTGTGAGAAGTACAATGCCACAATAAGAATAACAAAATAAATGGCACACTGCCACAAAGGTATAAATCCATTTGGTATATGCATATTTTTATCCTCCCTTTACTTTATAAGGATCATTTTTAAGTTAATGGAGTATTACCAAACCTGATTTCAGAGGATAAAAGTTAATACTCCATTTTAAAGCTCTATGACCCTTAAACTCTCCGTCTATGCCTTTTAATTTTTAATCATATAAAGCTTTCCATCAGTATTACAAAAACCATTATTTCATCATTAAATGTAATAAAAAAGTATTACATCAGTTCTATTTTTAATGGAAAATGTAATAACACACTATTTCAGACAAAAAAAACTAATAAACGACAATTTCTGATCGTTCTATAAATAGTATACTAAGCCCTAAAACTCAGCTTAACCTATCTTAAAAAAAATAGATGAAAAAATATAAAAAAAGTAACCGTCAACCCTCAACCATAATCAATTTACCGCTGCTAGGATCCTTATATACCGTTCCCATTTGCACATAACCTTTTCCTTGTCCAGATTGGCTTTGTGGTGTGTTGTTGAGTTGTTTACCCTGTTGAATTTCAGCAGCTTTCTTCATGGCTTCCATGGTCTGTTTTTTCTCTTCTGAAGTTGAATCACTGAAAACAACACTCTGCATATTCCATGATAATACCAGAAATATAAGGAATCCAACGGCCAATACGAGCATTGCATCTACTAAATTAGATGTGCCTGCCATTGGATCTTCTTCTTGAGTGTTAAGTAATCTGCGCCGGTTTTTTCGAAGCATTTTCTAAGACCTCCAGAACAGATTCTGCCAGTGTTTCAAGGGTCGAAAGGTTATCTTCGTACCACCGCCTTCTAACTTTAGAAATGACGTATGCAACACCTCCAGCAGCTATACCAACAACAGTAGTGTCAAAAGCAATTATTATTGCCTGTGCAAGAGTATTTATGTCTCCAGAACCTAAAGCTGCTAAACCAGGACCCATTGGTATTAATGTACCCATAAGTCCAAGGGTTGGGCCAAGCCGTGTTACGATATCTGTTTTCTCGAGACTTTTAGCTATTTTATATTCTTCATTTTCAATTAACTTCCTTGCAAGGGATTCCCTTGATTTTAAACCTATATCATCAGACTCTACAATACTCACCAGTATTTCCTTATGATTTTCAGATAAATTACTCTTTTCAACCACTTCCAGTACATGTTCTGGGGTGCCGGGGTTTGACATGTCTTTTATAAGTTTTTTAACGTCCCCAACTTCAAATTTAACCCTGCTTGAATATTCAGAGAGTAAACCTCCAAAACTAATTATTGCATAGACCATAAAGGCCAGTAAACCTATAATAACAGGTATAAGAAGGCTCTGGGATATAACGTGTAAAGCTGCACTTAATGCTTCACTTCCAGGAATTGTCGCCATTAAATCACCTCATTTATTTTTGTATTAGAATGCTTCTCTTTTTTGTCAGGTAAAATCCTGCAAATACAAGTACTACAACAAGTAGTACTGCATAAATCAATGTTTCTGCAGATGGAACAGTTAACGGGCTCATTTGAGATTGAAGAACTGTACTTATATTTGGAATAACTATAGCAGAAGCTAAAAAGTAAAGGCCAACAAAAAGCATAAAATTACCCAACAAAACAGGGTAAGGCTTCTTCAAAACCCTTACTATTGCACCAGATGCAAAATAAAAGGCAAGTATAGTTATACTAAGGAAAACAGCCGCATATTGCCCAACAAATACTGTAGAAACTCCTATAAATGGAGAAGCCAGTACTATAGCTGCTATAACCGCCCCAAAACAACATGGACACGGTGCAATCATTGCAGCACATGATGCCTTAGCATGATTTTTACGATGCACTTTCCATTCCCTAATGGTGTGAAAACCTGCATACATAATTATAACTGACATAGCTAAAAATATAGCGAAATTATAATCATACACGACCTTATAAACAATATCAGTATGTCCTGAAACTAAAAATGCTAATATGAATATTCCAAGACCGTAACCAGCAGATACTCCCACTGCAGCTTTTTTAGAAAGCCCAGCAAATCCAGATGCAAGCCCGATCTTAATACCGAACACTAAAATTGCAGATAATATTCCCATTTGCCATAATAACTCTAACATGATAATCAACCCAATTTTTATAGTTTAGTTCAATATAATACTTTCTATTTTACTTTTATTATTACATAGGGCCATTATTTCACCAAAAATGTAATACAATTTATCTAAAATTATTACTTAAATCAGTTATTTCACCAATTAGTAATAATTAAATAGAAATTATTACGTTCTATCTTTAAATATACCTATTTTTATTACACAACCAAACCAGATACTTTTCATGACTTTTATCCCTACTTAAATAAAAAAATAGGGAAATTTTAGTTTTTAGACCGTTTTAACAGGTTCAAAATATCTGATTTGAAGTAGCCAGCACCAAGTAAACACAAAATTGATATTACACCAATTATAGCCATTACAGGGACACCTGAAGATCCTGACGCACCACTAGAAGCTGCTGTAGATACTTCATAGGCATTGTTACTGCCAGAAGCTACTGAAGCGCTGCTACTGCTGCTTGAAGCACTTTTAGTTGCAGCCGTAACCGCTGCAGCTCCAACACTGCCCACGCCGCTTCCAGAAGAACCAACACTGCCGCTGCCTTTACCAGTATCAGATTGGCCTTTACCCGAATTTTGTGAATTTTCCCCATTAGAGTTCTCACTTAAAACCTGACCAGTAGCCTTATACATCATATCCGCGAACTGTTTAAGCTGGGCCGTACTCAAAGAGGAACTCATCATCAGGAAATTGCTGAAGTCAATATTAGCACACGTGTGGTGGCAGCAGGTAACACCGTACGAAGTAGACTTTATATAAGTATCAACCAAGTCGGTAATAGTTTTCGAGTCTGCATTCCACAGACCTTTACGATATGCCGTAATAAGCCATCCGGCCATACTCTGGAAAGAAAATGCTTTATAATCTGCGTTAACACTGAATGCAGAACTCAGCAAAGTATTGGCCAGTTGATTCCATGTAGAATCGCTGACGAGTTTTCCGCCATTTGTATCTTTATTGATCAGATCAAATGCAGCTAAATTTTCAATCCTTGCAGAATATTCCAGCCAACCGCTTGCTCCCTGGTTCAAAAGAGCATTCACGTATTTTGGGTTTAATAACGTAGATCTAATCTCCAAATTTATCTCTTCAGAAAGGCTCCTTGTTATGATATCGTTTTTGTTACGGATATCAACAATAGATGTATCTGGATTTGCACCTAAATATTGAGATGCTAGAGTTACTCCTCCAAGCCAATCATAATAATCGCTTGAATCTAATAATCCCCATGTACTGTCAATATTTTGGGTTATTAAGTCTGTATTCTTTAATAAATACTCAAAGGTATCTCTATTACTGGACACGACAATATTACCATTTTTATCAACAGTCCATGCATTAGATATTCTTGACAGGTATATCTCTGCTAGTTCTTTGGTAACATCAGCACTATGCTCCCATTTACCCGTGTTTGGAAGGTAATCAGATACTCCTGTCCCTTCAAGAACCGCTCCAGGTAAACCAAATATACGATCCAAAGAGGGGTTTTGTGCATAATGTTTTTTAACATAGTTATCTTTTGTACTTTCATTTGTAGCATTAACCAGTGCCACTGCACCGGTCATGAGTTTTAACCAGTTTACATTACTTGTAACTGCTGTTGCAAAAACATCTATGCGCGGCCTGTGGATTACAGTACCATTACTAAGAGTTATAGTTAATTCAGATAGTTTCATTAGTTTAATACCAGTTACTGTGCCGCTGGCATCCCATACTGGCTCAACACCTAAATAATATAAAAATTGAGCAATAGCGACACCTTCAGTACGCAGCAGTTCAGTACCCCACATAACAATAGCTATAGTATCAGGGAATTTTTTATGTTCCTCATAATACTCAACTATTTGCTTATTAACAATATTTTTAGCAGATTCCCATGCTGCTTCACTCGGCATTTTAGTAGAATCAACAGAGTACATACTGGTACCTGTAGGTAAACTATCGCAGTAAGATGGATCCCCTGCCAAACCCGGCACGATATAACCCCCACTTAAAGCTGTTATAATAGATTCTATTTCAGTATTGTTTGATAATTCTGAAATTGTTTCCACACAAAACTCTAAATTAGCATATAAATCACTCTGCTTGCTGATACCATTCTTTGCCGCTAGATTAGCTAAAGAAACCCCATTAACCAGTTGAGTTATATAATAGGTCAATTTGCTTTTAATAGTAGTTACTTTCTCATCATATGCAGTATTGTGGGTCATAGTGTAATAATCTACACTTAATGACGGATACAATAATTTTTTGATGTTATCCATGACCTTCGTTCTCGACGAAGCTATCGTAACTGTTTCCTGAATTAAATCATCGCCAGTGAGTCCTTTACCTAAAATATGTAAGCCTAATGTGATAAGATTATTTTGAAGTTCATCTAAATAACCATCAAGGCTATTAACCCATGTTTCAAAACTTTCACCCGTTTTCGGACCATCCAATCCTAAGTCATTAACAGCCACGTTTTTAATTTTAATTTGATACTGTGTCACCAGATCAGTAGCATTTACTTTAAGTGCATTTTTATAAGCAGTGATATAATTCTGCAGGGTGACATAATCCCCATATAATTCTGAAGAAACTGTAGCTGGAGTCATATGACTTATAACAAGAGCAAATGCCCTGTCTTTAGCAACCATACCTTCACCCGGATCAGAAGTTATAAAAGGATATATGTCTGGTATTGTGGATAATTGAAAAGTCCAGTCATCTGCCTGCACTCCAATAGATCTACCCGGCAACCACTCCAGTGTTCCATGGGTTCCAAAGTTTATCATTACGTCTGCTTTGAATACTTCACTTAACCATTTATAAAATGCAACATACTGCTGATGAGGTGGAAGCGTTGCACTGTGATAATCTTCAGCTGTTTCCAGTTCTTCCCATCCCCTACTTGGTTGAACTGTGATAAACACGTTACCGCAAACAATACCTGGAATAACAAGGTACTTGTTATCATAAACCATGACTTTACCAATACCAGAGCCCCATTCAGCAACTAATTGATCTTGCAGCGTTTCAGGTAATTCATTGAACCATTTTATGTATTGGGTAAGATTTACAAGCTGTTTATTTGCAGTAAGATTTGCATAGTTGTCTTCAACATACTCATTAAGAAGTCCCTGAGCCCAGGTACCTTTATTACCAAATGAGGCGATTATGGTATAAAGTTTCGTAGCAGAAGGAATTTCACTTCTTTTCATACCAATATTGTATCCCTCATCATACATCGCTACCAATAAATCATGGAGGCTCTGGAAAACATCCAGATAAGAAGCACCGATATTAGATTTCCCCGGAGGGTAATCATAAAGAACGATAGCAACTTTTTTATCTTTATTGGCCTTTTCTTTAAGATTTGCCCACCCATTGGTCAGTTGAACAACTTTATCTATACCTTCCTGTACAGGTATTTCATTACCATTAGAATCAATATAAGATACAGGCACAGCTCCAAAAACGCCTTCAAACTCTGGAATAGTCACTGCATAGGTCCATTCGGCTTGAGGTCCATATGCACTTGTGTAACTATAGTTACTGATACCATTAACAGCCTTGATAATTTCAATGTTCATCTCTGCAAAGTCATCAATGGCACCTCCATCAGCCATATTAGCATAATCCATTGACCAGCTGTACAGTGAAGTTACACAGACAACACCCCTTGATAATGGGCCAGTGCCATTTACACCGACGGTTAGTTCATTTAACAGTTGACTAATTGAAGGTGTAAGTGCAGACTGGAATAAATTAAATACGGCCCTGCCTTGAGCTTCATAAGTTTTGATCATTTTATCTACAAGGGCTCCTCCAGGGTTGTAACTGGCAATAATTATAAATGAACCCTTTATTTTTGATTTAGACGAATTATACCATTTTTCAAACGCTGCATAAATCTCTTTATTGGTGTTATGTTTCGCTTGCCATGTTTTCAATTCATTGGTCATCCAGTTTAAACTCCCAGATTTATCACTATTATAGCCCGGATCTGCCTTGATCCATTCATTTATCTCTTTTTGGGTGGGAGATGATCCAAAAATTCCATAATCTGGATGATATATTCCCCATGTAGGGTTAGATAAAAGTGGGGTTCTGCCCTCTATTTTAGTAGGATTTACGCTGGTTTCTCCCATTAAATAGAAGATATAATCCAGCATGTTCTGCATGTTTTCTTTAACTATGCTACTATCATTTACAGCTTCTGCCTGCCAGTAAGAACCAATATACGTGTTTTCAAGTGTGTTATAAGTGTTGTTTTTATCGGTCCCACCTAAAAAATTCCAGCTGCCTATATACTTTGATATGAAGTTTGCATCATAAATCCCAAATACATATGCAATCCTGTGATTCTGGTTGGCGGGGCTATCTGCAATTACATCTGCAGGTATAGCAAAGTTGTAACTGTACATATCCACCATGATAAAATTGGTATATTTCAACATCCACCACTTAGAATCATCTTTACTGTAGCTTTCAATAGTGTAAACCCTGCAGCTTAAGTTTTGAAGTGTCTGCATCTTATTAAGCTGGCCATCAGTACTGGAAGTACCAGAATAACTGATAACAGCTATATCTGGAACAAATGTATGGTTGACAGTTAGGGGCGTTGTAGTGAGAGTTATACTTTTAGTAAAGCTTTTATAAGTTTTATACAGTATTTCTACAATGTAACTCCCCTTAGTCAGATTACTAAAAGTATAAGTTCCAGAATTACCTGTAACTACAGTTTTAATTATCTTTTTATTACTCTGATTTCTTAAATTTACTGTCGCGTTAGAAACAGGTACCGCATCATTATACTCTCCAGCATACTCCTTTTTTGATTTATCATATGCATCGCGGACAGTTCCGCTGATATTCAATTTGGAAACGGTACTTTGAGATGTGGAATAGGCACTGTAAATTCCACTACTTAACGTGCTGTTATTTGTTGTATTCAAAGACTGATTACCTGTAATATTATCTGCAGATACAGTCCCGCAAAGAGCGAAAGAAAACAAAAGTACAGCCATTAAAAGCAAAATTTTCATGCCCTGTTTTTTGATATTTTTGATAGTAACACTTCCTACTTTTGAAGTTTAAATTGTACTTCAAAAAAGAAAATAAGGTTTTTATTTTCCTGTTTTGAACTTAAAAGTATATGCTTTAGCTAGTTTATTGCCGGCACTGTCTTTTACAGCATATGCTGGGATATAAACCTGGTACCAGGTGTAAGAAGATTTTTTGCTGGTAGTTTTAAGGTACAAAATGTTTCCCTTAATTACTTTGCTAACTGCAACTTTTTTCCCAGTTTTAAGGTTCTTAATATACACTTTAGACCAATTCACACCCGCTTTAACGCTTTCACTGAACTTAACCGCAATAGTACCTGTTCTAGAAACCTTCCCCGCCTTATTTTTAGGACTGGTTAAACTAACCTTAGGCGCAGCCTTATCGATAACATACTTAACAGTGTACACCGGTGACTTATTACCTGCCTTATCCACCGCAAAAAACTTCAAAGTATGCGTTGAAGCCATATTAATCGGCTTAGTGTACCTTGCATTTGAAGTGGTTGGCGTTTTACCATTCAAAGTATAATAAATACTTCCAGACTCACTCATCTTCAAAATAACACTCTTACTAACGTTATACGTTCCCGCCTTAACACTAGCACTAGCTTTAGGAGCAGTCTTATCAATAACATACTTAACAGTGTACACTGGAGACTTATTACCTGCCTTATCCACCGCCAAAAACTTCAAAGTACAAGTAGAACCAACACTAAAAGAACCAGCATACTTAGTACTGCCAGTAGTAGGAGTACTACCATCCAAAGTATAATAAATACTTCCAGACTCACTCATTGAAAGAGCAACACTCTTACTAACATTATACGTTCCACCTGGAACATTAACACTCGCCGTAGGAACCTTAGTGTCAACAATATAAGTTTTTGTAACTACATCCGAAACTTCACCATCCAAATTAACAGCAATAAACTTCAAAACAGTTATCCCTTCCTTACTAACGCTTATTGACCCAGTATACAAAGTACTGCCCACAGTCGGAACACTACCATCCAAAGTATAATAAATTCTAGGATTAGGATCATTATTATCTACAGCAGTTAAATGCACAGTTATCCCCTTATTAAAAGAGCCACTCCCAACATCCGCCGAAGGCAACAGTTTACCAGAATTACCAGTAACCACATCACCAGAAGCAGAAGCCACAGCATCATTACCCCTTTTGCCATTTGAATTCATATAGTTACCCTTAATGGTGGTACTGGTGCCGCCAGTTGAGTCTATGGCATAGGTGCTGGTGGTGATTATTTCATTATCGTTTATGGTAGTGTTGGTGGGGCATTTGCTTGAGGACTGTTTTTTTAACAGGACCCCCGTACTATTTGAGTTTATGATATTCCGGGAGATATTAATGCCACTGGTTCCACCGTATATGTAAATACTTTCTTTACTTGTATCAGCTGTTGTGATTTTATTTTCTGTGATGTTACTGTTTCCTGTTACGTAAATTCCATATCCCCCGTAGAACATGTTGACAATGTTATCAGTTACTGTACAGTTGGAGCCTGTTGTGATGCCGCTGTTGCTTTGATTGGTATAATCAGCAGTTTTATCATCTTTATAACCATATATAGTGTTTCCCGATATTATAGAGTCACCCGATGCGAAAATACCGCAATACGTCGCGTAAATAGTGTTTCCAGTTATGGTATTACCCCCAGATTCAGATGAGATGCCCCGGTAGGCTCCTTTACCATAGGTTCCTGCCGTTAAGTTGGAAACTGTGATGGTGTTGTTCCTTGCTATATTGTAGGACCCCATCATCTGGATAGCATAACACCAGGAGGTGTCCACGCCTATGCAGGTGTTGTCTGTGATGTTGTTATAGTAGCATAATCCACCGCCAGAACCATATATGGATAGGTAAATGCAGTTAGAAACGCGGGATATGATGTAATTATTTTTGATGTTGTTGTAGTTGCTGTTTCCCAGGATGATTGGTGAGTGTGTCCATCCAACTGTTGTTTCGAATTCTGACAAATTATTTTCCAGGATATTATTGCAGTTGGATCCTGTTAATGCAATACCATGACCTGAAGATCCATCACACTGGATGGTGTTCCCTTTTATTGTGTTGTTCTGCGTATCCTTAAGGAATATTCCCATCACTCCATCTCGAGTATTGTTAATCCTTAAACCAGTTACATTCGAACCTGAACCACCTGACAGAATGTTGATGGTTCCATTGATGATCTTCC contains:
- a CDS encoding DUF2162 domain-containing protein produces the protein MLELLWQMGILSAILVFGIKIGLASGFAGLSKKAAVGVSAGYGLGIFILAFLVSGHTDIVYKVVYDYNFAIFLAMSVIIMYAGFHTIREWKVHRKNHAKASCAAMIAPCPCCFGAVIAAIVLASPFIGVSTVFVGQYAAVFLSITILAFYFASGAIVRVLKKPYPVLLGNFMLFVGLYFLASAIVIPNISTVLQSQMSPLTVPSAETLIYAVLLVVVLVFAGFYLTKKRSILIQK
- the cbiM gene encoding cobalt transporter CbiM, producing MHIPNGFIPLWQCAIYFVILIVALYFSQKWARKNLDEKSVPLMAVLAAGIFAIMSMNIPIAFGTSGHMVGGALVALVFCAPEAAVIIFTLVLLVQALFFGDGGITTIGANVLNMGIIGGFVGLFTFKALRKSIGKIAAIGVASWLSIFLASEAVAVEMWLAGTFPLVPGLEMMGLYHALIGIIEAVLTVVVIMGLESVRPDLLAWNRKKNVEETKSESMEAAAK
- a CDS encoding DUF2149 domain-containing protein, producing MLRKNRRRLLNTQEEDPMAGTSNLVDAMLVLAVGFLIFLVLSWNMQSVVFSDSTSEEKKQTMEAMKKAAEIQQGKQLNNTPQSQSGQGKGYVQMGTVYKDPSSGKLIMVEG
- a CDS encoding PDGLE domain-containing protein; the encoded protein is MSPKDKKLVLGGLVICIIIAVLAPFIASSNPDGLEKTAEDVSTTEESGIYEAPMPDYTIPFLGEDNPYGGIVALIVGVLITLGLGYIAAVILKRRNPPEALR
- a CDS encoding MotA/TolQ/ExbB proton channel family protein, whose product is MATIPGSEALSAALHVISQSLLIPVIIGLLAFMVYAIISFGGLLSEYSSRVKFEVGDVKKLIKDMSNPGTPEHVLEVVEKSNLSENHKEILVSIVESDDIGLKSRESLARKLIENEEYKIAKSLEKTDIVTRLGPTLGLMGTLIPMGPGLAALGSGDINTLAQAIIIAFDTTVVGIAAGGVAYVISKVRRRWYEDNLSTLETLAESVLEVLENASKKPAQIT
- a CDS encoding DNA-3-methyladenine glycosylase family protein, whose product is MKTRFKIEPHEFKGPFDIELTIGSGQTSQPAWEKKGKYFQGLIFVENNACLVKIAHTPNTDDPIDIIAESKEEIEKEQIKAKIMEIFGLNDDLPKLYDFLRNDPKLEPTIDFCEGLRLFKANNLFESVVCSITSAHNSIKQWNKAINLLKEKFGDEYKFSSGTFYSFPSPQILANAPEHEFDEEECSPELLKTRASWKDLRSCRVGYRSKYIIKASEMVQNEIDLQKISKMDYETAFDTILKIPGVGPKVGDCILLYGYGFGKAFPVDIWISRIVSSLYFDGKNVTNPKMRKFGIERFGNYAGYTQLYLFHYARKSGLMKTLKK
- a CDS encoding GAF domain-containing protein is translated as MKVEENFKTQDKSRKNPKFIIGVIDSYIHSGDKNHIPDILNGSFSLKEISDTILKEATRLTESKYCYVAYVDPKNKDSVGISFTKMTPECDMYEKIGESRFPVRKDGTYGGLLGYSLDTGESFYTQDVTGHEAAHGIPKGHVPVKQFLSVPVFSKDRITGQIVIGNPKRDYTDKNLKIIEKIADFYGLVLENLF